A window from Drosophila kikkawai strain 14028-0561.14 chromosome 2L, DkikHiC1v2, whole genome shotgun sequence encodes these proteins:
- the LOC108086154 gene encoding male accessory gland serine protease inhibitor-like, translating to MKLIIFVAVFTALVATSLALKNEICGLPHSKDGENGLHCLAYMPSWTYDSEQNKCIKFIYGGCGGNLNRFMSQNLCERMCLE from the exons aTGAAGCTTATCATTTTCGTGGCAGTGTTTACTGCTCTTGTGGCCACTTCCTTGGCTTTGAAAAATG aaatcTGTGGCCTGCCACATTCCAAAGATGGTGAAAATGGTCTCCACTGTCTGGCATATATGCCCTCGTGGACCTATGATTctgaacaaaataaatgcattaaatttatCTACGGAGGCTGTGGAGGAAACCTAAATAGATTTATGTCACAAAACTTATGTGAAAGAATGTGtttggaataa
- the LOC108086083 gene encoding kunitz-type serine protease inhibitor PPTI has product MKYLGIAAAIALLLTLSASRVTAKPEMCSQRPAMAGMEQDTASCMAFMPAWTYDARRNACTEFIYGGCGGNSNQFSSQIECEKACKD; this is encoded by the exons atgaaatatcTGGGAATCGCTGCGGCCATTGCCTTGCTGCTGACACTCTCCGCCAGCCGAGTGACAGCCAAGCCGG AGATGTGCAGCCAAAGGCCTGCAATGGCGGGCATGGAACAGGACACGGCTTCCTGCATGGCCTTTATGCCGGCCTGGACCTATGATGCCAGACGGAATGCCTGCACCGAGTTCATTTACGGCGGCTGTGGGGGAAATTCCAATCAGTTCTCCTCCCAAATTGAGTGCGAAAAGGCCTGCAAGGACTGA
- the LOC108086156 gene encoding male accessory gland serine protease inhibitor-like, with protein MKFLIFLAVFIAFVASSWALKNEICGQTHSLNGNGIIACEALFPSWTYNSENKECLKFIYGGCGGNDNRFGSKEDCEEKCLE; from the exons ATGAAGTTTCTAATTTTCCTGGCagtttttattgcttttgtGGCCTCGTCCTGGGCCTTGAAAAATG aaatctGTGGTCAAACACATTCCCTAAATGGTAATGGTATAATCGCCTGTGAAGCCCTTTTCCCCTCATGGACCTATAATTCCGAGAATAAGGAGTGCCTCAAATTCATCTACGGAGGCTGCGGAGGAAACGACAATCGTTTTGGCTCCAAAGAAGATTGTGAAGAAAAGTGTTTGGAATAA
- the LOC108086073 gene encoding chymotrypsin inhibitor SCI-II, whose product MKYFAVFALLCCLMGAALAELKSPICGEEFGSMGVCRGRIQKFTYRRDTNECVDFFYSGCHGNSNKFDTKKACEQACKL is encoded by the exons atgaAATACTTTGCTGTCTTTGCTCTTCTCTGCTGCCTGATGGGCGCTGCTTTGGCAGAGCTCAAGAGTC cCATCTGTGGTGAGGAGTTTGGAAGTATGGGAGTATGCCGTGGCCGGATCCAGAAATTTACCTACAGACGGGACACCAACGAGTGCGTTGATTTCTTTTATTCAGGTTGCCATGGAAACTCCAATAAATTCGACACCAAGAAGGCATGCGAGCAGGCCtgcaaattgtaa
- the LOC108086155 gene encoding male accessory gland serine protease inhibitor-like — MRLLIFLVAFAAFLASSFALKNEICGQPHSRNGNGKITCEAYIPSWTYDSSANKCVKFVYGGCGGNENRFVNKEICEEKCLQ; from the exons ATGAGGCTGCTGATTTTCTTGGTTGCATTTGCTGCCTTTTTGGCTAGTTCCTTTGCTCTGAAAAATG AAATCTGCGGTCAACCTCATTCCCGCAATGGTAATGGCAAAATCACCTGCGAAGCTTATATTCCCAGTTGGACCTACGATTCGTCGGCCAACAAGTGCGTCAAATTTGTTTACGGAGGCTGCGGTGGCAATGAAAATCGTTTCGTTAACAAAGAGATTTGCGAAGAAAAGTGCTTGCAATAA